The DNA sequence TGGTCAATGGCCCACCAAGCTCTCAGCAAACCTTCATCCATACCTTGATACCCTTGCTTTTAAAAAGCGTAATGGCAGCCTTACACTCTCGGGTACATTGTTCATAAACCAACTGCCTTATCAAGGGCATAGCAGTATCCGGGTCACCAAAgactcttcctgctgcctcaacCATCCTGGCTACAAAGGCtgagaatggctcagtgggacCTTGCACAATCTTAGTCAAGTTTCCACTAACTTCCCCTCTGttgggcaatgatttccacacccttatggcaatctgattcacctgctcaaacacctgcactggatatcctgtctgttgttaTGCAAAGCGACCTTGGCCAAAcagcatatccctatcccatgctggatttcctgcaacAGCATTTAGCTGTGGCctgttcatttgcaaattcaataagaaaggctttccaatctaaatactgcccaggtgaaaggcatgccttcaccAAGCCTGCCCAATTGGACTGcgtcatgcagtgtctattcaaggcctctacttgagccacagtataggaggcAGTTAGGCTGTATGTCTGCACCGACTCcgccaaattcctgattactttgaaatctagaggctcatgatatctctgccctgcttggtcggggaaaataggacatcccagaaaggagaatctaacctctctccaaacctccggACAGAAGGTCCGCCCATAGGTGGCTGctgaggaggcatagggagggggcgCAGAAGCTAATTCGCCTTCCTCCTCCGCCTCGGCTCTCTTGCTTTGTCCTTTCTatccacctgataacactgtgtctcctttctcattcttACTTCCCTCTTCCTTCGACGTCTCCCCTTTTGCTTAGTCAAGTCAGGGTACAATTTGGTTTTTTCCACTCTTTGCTAATTGCTCTAATTCCTCTTCTGTTTCACTTTCTGAGCTGCTTGATGATGTCTCGTCCTTGTCAGATTGTAACAACCTCTCCTCTTTTAACTGCTCCAGAACTTGCTGGCTAGCTTCTAGCGCCCTGCAACAGCGTTCATCATCCAAACAGCTCCTTAGTATCCTCCACACTGCCTTCATGCCTCCCTTCAAGATCTCCTGCTCCCAGGCAACATCTAAGTCCCTACCTAGCTTCTCCCAGCAAGCGACTGTGAGGTTGCCTGAGACGGCGAACCAAGGCTTGGCGGTATCGCACTCATCAAGAAACTTTTCTATgggttttctttgaatttttaaacctTTGGACTTAAGGAGCTCCTGAAGAGCTGAAGAAATCGGATGCAATGAGGATGCTCCCATGGTTTCACTTTTACTTTGCACCTGCTTCCTGGAAACTTTATATTCTCCTCTGTTTTATCCGAGGTCCTTCCCAAAACTCCTGGGGTCGTAAGTTTCACTTACCGTGAACTACCCTGCTGGCAAACACTGACTGCTGAAAGTTCTGAACTCGTTGGTAGGGGAGTCGATTCCTTGTACGGGCCACCATTTGTCGCATCcactctcgaccagcaagaatgacacgaccaccagttcttctaacagcagtttattcagcaagcttcagtcttcatctctctcccctgAACCCTGGCCTcccactcttatatactctcagcccccatccacttacagcaggccacgtcacctcaccaggcaccaGCTTTagccaatcagggcagcaggggcgcatctccaccaaatatggacttgtttacaccgccagcatcatggtgcacctgcgcagttcttactatggtcgtggcttatttttaggtgtatgaggaagtcaagtgcaagtcataagacttagctgcagtcccgggcaccatcttgggagtgctgccacacccgctcctcacactgTAGAATCAGAAATTTTTGTGCTGTATTCTGAGTGTATGTATCTTGATATAATCTTAACATTATACATTTGTGAAGAAACACCAAGAATTAAGACATGTGGTTTATGAAAACccactttttatttccttccagcAAGGCAAGAGTGCCTTTGGTAAATTtgtcatttgaaaatattattattttgtatttttcatttttcattcctGATCAAGTAAAAGGCATTTGTTAATCTTTACAAGTTCATTTGGACTGAATGACCAAGCTATCTGATGAATAAAGAGATATTTCTCCTTATTCAGGAGGTTGCTCCTATTTGAATCTCATCTTTATCAATCTTGATCCATAGCTTTTTTTCTCCTGTGGAAATAGAGACAAAAATTTTTTCCCCAATGTAACACAAttccagttttctgttttaaGGATTATACACTATGTGATATATACATCAACACATCTCTAAAATATACAGGCTGGTTTAATTCAGCAGGGTTTTTTCCTATTATTCATTGTCTCTCCACAGTTGTTGTATGGCACACATATCTTATCTTTAAAAAGTCTGGGGAATGAAATATATCCACTtgccaaatttcatttctttaggTAACTGTGGAACTTtcaatatgcttggtccagggaacGGCACTATTAGATGTTGTCctgttagaggaaatgtgtcactgttggggtgggctttgagacccctCTCCTTGCTGCCTGAAATACAGTCTGCTCCTTACttcttttggatgaagatgtcgaactctcagctcctccaatgtcatgcctgcctggatgcagccatccttcctgtcatgatgataatggactgaatcacagaacctgtaagcctgcaTCAAGTCTgaaggattaggcacatcctctcccactgaggctagatgtggcagccctctgctacatatgtgtcaggggccttgaACCAGCCCCTGTATGATttttggttggtggatcagtctctAGAAGTTCCCAGAGGGCCAGGTTATTTGCTTTGTGGATGAGTTTTCCAAAACTGACAGGGAATGGAATGACTGAATCCAATTTAATATGGACAGGAGGGCCCCCAGGGTTTTTCCCAATAGAAAATATTACCTTGCCTATCTTTTGTTCATGTGCATTCATTAGTCCAATGTAGGCCTTTGCCATACCTTCTGCATACTCCAGAAAGCTGGGGCCTTCTTTTTGGAtaatctctagaaaaaaaaaaaacaatatttctaGAAATGCCTTGCATATAATCTGTTTTCATATGAACTTGAACTTGCTTATCACAATTAAAAcatctgatgtttttgttttcttcaaacttttagaaattatttctccTATCAAAGTAGCATCATAAACATGAGACCCAATATTGCTATATTTCcaatccattcatctattgattCTGATGTTGCCTTGAAAGGCCTAATCGTCCCTTTGCATTCTGAATTAGCATTTTCAAAAGCCAAAGATCTCATTAATATTTGTCTGACTTCTGAATCTGATACTCTTTTATTTACAGCTGAAGTCAacctttgcaaaaaaaaaaaaaatagtgaaggCTGGTTTTGGGCCTTGCATAATTTCAGTAAATGATACAGCCCTCTTTCCTGGTTCTTCAACATAAACAGAAACCCTAAAATAATGTCCTTTCTGGTATCATTTTGGAAGTCACCAAGGACCATTTCATTctgatataattttcttttctttactatATCCCTGACTTAATGTTCTATTTTCCAATTTTTGTGCAACTTTTTACATTAAGTTTTAGAATTCTAAATTTTTCCAACAGCCCTTTCTGGTTATTTCATAAATGTAGTATGCTGTCCAATGTTTCTGAGAATATCTGAGATTCTTTGGCAGCTTTATGTTCAGCTTTCATGTTGGAGTTTCCTCAAATGTTTAGCGATTCTTAGTTGTCAGTGTATATTGAGTTCAAGTGACTATAAGTTATGTCATCATGAGCAGGGTTTGTAGTCTTTGGGTTTCACTGTGGCAAATAGTTAAATGTCAAATTATTGTTCATCTTTTCTGGATGGGTTGGGCATGTCTGGATATACATGCCCATAACAGCTAGGTAAAGAATGCATGCAGGTTCACAGTGTTCTTAATACTGGCATTCTCAGTTTTCTTGTCCTCAACATAGCTTTGGTCCTGTCTTTCAGTTCTCAGTTTTGTTTAGCTCAGTTTCTCCAGAAAAATAAGCCTTCTgtaatgtttgcttgtttgtttgtttgtttggttggttggttttttgtttttcaagacagggtttctctgtgtagccctggctgtcctggaactcactctgtagaccaggctggctgtgaactcagaaatccgcaagcctctgcctcccaagtgctgggattaaaggcatgcgccaccactttTGTTCCTCATGCCTACTTTCAGTTGTCCCTTTAGCCTTTGAATGGTGTAGGAAGCAGCACTTGTCTTCTACATTtgtagactttttctttttctaaacatttatctttgctatttttaaattgtatgtatttgtgtctgtgtatgtgcacaagaaGACACTGGATCCCTAGGAGACAGAGTTTACAGGAGGATGTTAGCCACCAGACATGGGTGAGAAACCAGACAAAGGTTGTCTATAAGAGTGCTCTTagcctgattattaaggatgttggacattttttcaggtgcttctcagccattcggtattcctcaggtgagaatactttgtttagctctgagccccattttttaatggggttatttgattttctggagtccaccttcttgagttctttaaaaatattggatattagtcctcNNNNNNNNNNNNNNNNNNNNNNNNNNNNNNNNNNNNNNNNNNNNNNNNNNNNNNNNNNNNNNNNNNNNNNNNNNNNNNNNNNNNNNNNNNNNNNNNNNNNNNNNNNNNNNNNNNNNNNNNNNNNNNNNNNNNNNNNNNNNNNNNNNNNNNNNNNNNNNNNNNNNNNNNNNNNNNNNNNNNNNNNNNNNNNNNNNNNNNNNNNNNNNNNNNNNNNNNNNNNNNNNNNNNNNNNNNNNNNNNNNNNNNNNNNNNNNNNNNNNNNNNNNNNNNNNNNNNNNNNNNNNNNNNNNNNNNNNNNNNNNNNNNNNNNNNNNNNNNNNNNNNNNNNNNNNNNNNNNNNNNNNNNNNNNNNNNNNNNNNNNNNNNNNNNNNNNNNNttagatgcggaaaaagcattcgacaagatccaacacccattcatgataaaagtcttggaaagatcaggttgctttcttatagaacccaagactaccagcccagagatggcatcacccacaatgggctcaccccacttgatcactaatctagaaaatgccttacagctggatctcatggaggcattttctcaacttaagctcctttctctgtgatgactccagcctgtgtcaagttgacacacaaaaccagccagtacaagcaTTTTCACAGGGATACCAGATAATATAGAAGCCATTGAAATCTGATTTTTACATAAGTGGCTTTTGTTTTATCTCCTTTATGTCATCATTTACATGACATTCTATTGTGGGGGTTATTTCCACACCCAACAGAGGTATAAGTAATGACATTGAGTCTTTTATATAGTTTAAAGCTTAGACCTTTTGCTGAGGACCAGTCTCAGCAATTCTGAGGGTGGGATGTTTAGATCAGTGTGAAATCAGAGTCTCAGGCAAGGATGCAGTTGTAAGCTGACAGGTGACTCATTGTTGTTCTGAAGCTGTGCTTGGAGACAGCTTTCaggttctctgtgtctctgtctgtctgtctctctctgagttcACCTTAGCCTTTTATTGGTTACAAATTTCCTTGTTATACagtaataaaaaatcaaaagccTTTTTATTATCTTCCTCAAACTCATTATTTTTACTGAGAAACTCCATGTAACCATGTCACcagaaagcacaaagcacacataaaaTCACAGTTCAGTGCCTGCAAAAACAAGTTATACATTAACTTTTAACTCTCAGAAAAACCTCCAAATCACAGGTCATCTGTGCATAAACTTGCGGTTACAGCATCAGCCCAAGAACAGAAAGGTGCTAAACAGGTTggaataatgttaatatttttagctTGTTTAAATTTGTAAAATCTCTTCCACCAATTTATTGAGCTCATCCTAGTATATATTTCTACAATGCTTTTCaagcgcttttttttttttttggttttgttttgttttttctttttcctttttttttcaaacgCTTTTTCATATGCAATATTAATTCCTCTTGCAGCTTCCCCGAGAGCTCCTTCCCAAGCCTGAATTCTATCTCTTAGAACTTATACCCTAGTTTCCTTACACAGGTGATGCCAAGGGGCCAAATCAGTATGTTCCAATCTCCCCAGGAAGGTCGGTTCACTAATCCTATGGTTCCCTTGTGGGGTCAAAATTCTTCTACCCaccctttatcttttttattatacatatatctcCCAGTTTTTCCCAGTAATATTCCTGGATCaaactttctattttctgagCTATCTCCTTTATTGATCACTAATCCAGTAGACCAGCTACTTCTTCCTCTAATTGTCTCTTGTATTTTCTATGGTTATCCCTGTCCTTAGTGACCTAGGcccagttttccttttctctggggTCTTCATTTCTCTTAACTACTAAAACTTCAGGTCTCTCAAAAACATTTCCTGCTTCAAATATTTCCTGGTATAATTTAATCATCATGAGTTGGCTAAAACTTCCCAGAGAACAATTAAGGCAGTCAGCCTCCACATCCAGAACCCCTTGTCCCGATATGCCTGGGTTGGCTGCTTGAATGGCCAGGGCCAGAGCAGTTTGTTCCTAATACACATAAGAGTTATTTCCTTCTCTAGTAATGCTCTAAGTCCCTTTCCCAGAAAAATTTACCAGAGTTGTATTTGCAGACAAATATGGTATAGAAAAAGGCAAAACAGACAAGCATACCAGAAAAAGCAACATCTTCTCTATACTAGAAAGCCAGAGATGCATTATTCAGGTTGATGGTGCTCCACAGCCAAAACTGTGTCATGCAGCCACATTCACAACCATGTCTTACCATACAGCCCTTTGGTGGGGCAGTGTCCTAGCTAATGTTCAAACTTAACACGATTATTCTATCCTATAACCTGCCATGAGGGTAGCTCTATACCTCTCTGTTCCACTCTGTGCCTATCTATTCCCCTGCTTGTCTGCTTTCAATTCTCCCACCTCTATTTTTGTCTCCTTGCATCACTCTCTTTGCCTGGAAGTcccaccctcctccttcctgtcGTAGCTACTGGCTGTCAGATCTTTATTACAACCAATCAGCAGCAAGACAACCTCTGACACATCTCTAGATTGCCtttaggcaggtgaggaaggatgaatatttacaaaatagaaagcCCAGTGATgggccatagaaatgacaataccaaaatCCTGCCAGTAGTTAGCTCTCTGCCAGTACAGAATCAAAAtctgaaaatacagagacacaccttaATACAATGTAAGAAAAAGTCATTCCCAACAACATTCAAACTTattgtgtgtatagtatatattcCCTTCTCACTCCttccttttatatattaaaaataatttttctccactaaacactttatttttatttgttgacttTTGCAACctggcacattaaaaaaaaacatgtataatAAGTAAATGTGATCAACATAGTCAAGTTGTGTCCCAAGAAAGAAATTTGGCTCTGCATCATAGCTTTAAGCCACTATGAAGTCATCTTCACTTCATAGGAATCTAGGCTCCAAGATGTAGCATACTTAATTAAATTTCCCCAAGAAATTCATTGGGTTGAGGCCAGCATTAATAGCCTTCAACAAATAAAGGAATTTTGACTCTTTATGTAGTTGTTGTCCCCTTATTCCTGTCACCAGAGTAAATACTTTGTCAAAATGTTAGCTTATCAAAGGTACAAGTGTAAAAGTCCTTAAGTGTAAGGGTCTCATCGGTAGAAGATCTATACCCTTGTACCCTTAATGAAGCATTCACAAAGGGAAGTTGTTTTTATTGGACCACCATCCAATTAACACACTGTAAGACAATTGGTGTTAGTTAGATTGCCAAGTCCTGTGGCACAGCATAGATGGGAATGAAATATTTGGCATATGCTTAGCTGGTAATCCAAGCCTTACTCTCCACCCCTAAAACAGATCCACCAAACCCTACTTGCTCCTTATTTTACTAACCTCTGGGTCCTGCATGGATTACTTCAGTTGGTTTACTAGGAACTGCTTTAATCTTGTTAGGCcaagcaagattctgatctacTGGAAGACTACTGGTTAAATACGGCCTAACCCCAAGCAATTGCAGGAGTCTCATGTCACACTGCAATCATCTAAGTTTTCTCACATAACTTGCTCCAATTTGAGTCAACATACTGTTACTGTTTTATAACatgttatttttacattattattattattattattattatcattattatatccCAAATCAAACATTCCTTTTCCTTATCTCATTGACACACTCTCAGCCTATAAGAGATGGTAGGCAGTTAGTGGTATATCATTGAGGTCTCCTTGTCCTGTCTCTTCTTGGTTTTACTCCCATGTGAAGGTTGTAACCAATTATAACCACGCGAGGGTCTCATGATTGTAACCAATGCAAAAGCCAAGCTAATTACATACAATTATTAAGCTATATTTCTAGGTATGTACATTGTAGGAGTCATAATAGGAAATTCCCCTGGATAAGACCTACTTGTTGGGATCAAGGCTGATTTAAGGCTCTCAGAATCCCTGATGAAAGAACAAAGGGAATATTGGTTCTGTGTCCTTGCCCAGACTGGGCAGGGTCTGGTCTGCTGCTGTGGCTAGAGCCTCAAAGGAGTTAAGGTTTCACTTTCAGGGAACGTGACCCCCCCGCCCCCTGGCTCCCTGCACAGACTAGAGTTATCAGTCCCAAGGCTTAGTCTGTGATAGATTTGAGATATCCTATATTCTCTTTAAGTACTATTGCTTGATTAGCTTCCCACTGACTCTAATCCATTTCTCCCTCTGCATACAGTACGGGAGGTGCTGAATTTCACAATAAAGTTGCTTACATGAGCCATCGGCTTGTGCAAGATCTCCTGATCCCAAACTTTCCTGTCTTTGGTCCTCTCTTCTAGGAGGAACGGCCTACTGGTCCAGGTTACTATCGTTTGTATTCCTCCAGAGTATGGCTTTCCCCTTTTCAGGAAACAGTTGAGATCAAGCCATGATTATGGACTTCTACAATCCAAGATTATCTGGACTGCTTCAACAAAAGACTCTTGATTGCcattaataaagataaaacatcTTGAAATACATTATTGATGTTACCTAGTTGGAAAACCTTGTTATTTTAGTCCTGTGAGAATCATCTTCTCTATATTCTATATGTTCTTCAAATGTGGTATAATTCTACTTTATCCTACTTGCAGTGAATGCATTTAATCAGAAGCCCACATAGTGAGAATGTGAGAGTGGTAAATTATCATTCCAATACCCATGCCTCTGACAACACATGAATAAGCAAAATCTCAAGGCTTTTGTTTTGTACAGCCTAGGATGAAAATCCAGAAACAAATGTGCTTTCAAATTGGATCCTGATGgaatgagacattttcttcaagACTATTTCTACTATGTAGATACGGACAGTGTATCTATTAGCTGTATTCAATATTTAGGAAATCTAGAATATGCCTAAGGAAAATTGGATCTATCTCATTTGCTGAGGACAAATGGCCATCCTTTGTTTACCATGTACACAGATGTTGGTTTATCCAGCCGCCAAAGTTGGGGAAAAGTTTCCTTTGAAGTGAATATAAAACTATGCATTTGTGATTAAGGCACTTTTATATATGGAGAAATATACATACTATGGATACATACTcatcaataattttaattttcagaactTTACCTATTTCAACCACGCTTTCTCTGAAAAAAAACGGAAAAGTTTCCTTTAacactaagaggaaaaaaattcacaaagcATCTACAAAATCAAGTTTTTGACATATTGTTATACTGATATTGTTTGAATCCAATAACATCCATGAACATTTTCCTTATCTACTTAAATTACACTCCTTTATGCTTAAGATGGGACAAAATGGCTCAGCATTCTGTACTCTTCTATAATTTGCCAAATTTTTTGAATTAAGATTCCATTACTATTTCAATTTTACTTATCTTTGCACTTAATACTAGAAATACAAAAAAGCAGAACTAAgaagaagataaatatttttaacaaccTGTTTCGATTTACATGCTCAGTTATCCAAAATCACACATAAATTTTACTAATTTAGGGAATGTGAAAAGACTTCACAGTCCTATGCATTTTCTGTATGTTGCTACCTGTTTTGACTCAAACATAGCTGGACACATTTATAAGGGCATATACCATCCCTTctcactcccccctcccctgcaccAAAAAATGAACATGAGTCTATTTAGAAAACAGTGCTACAAATGAAGCTCTTAATTTCAAATCAAGATAGTTTCATAGgaagtttctttaaaattagGGAATTCTGAAATGTTTGCAATGAATGTTGGAAGTACAACATTTCTGTTCCAGAAAATAATTACAGGTAAAATATTTTGACCATTTTACAAGTAATACTGAAAACAATAGTTCTGGTCAAAGTTGGTTCACtcaataatttgaaaatatgaatttgaaaaagtcTTGATAGCAAGATTTAAGAGACACATTCCATACAGAAGTCTATTTAAATCTAGGGTATGATCTGACAGGCCATATTACCTAGAAGATAGTGTGGTAGAGGACTGTGGTACAGTATTCATGAAATAATTGGAAATACCTTTATTAGGCTTGGAGTAGGGTAGCTAGAAACTACACCCCCACAAGAAATAAGAACCTTCAAGGGGTGccatatgaatatataaattcttTGTGTAGTTATTAGGTAATTATTAGGTAATAATTCTATTACTTCcctaaaaataaagtcttaaagGACATGCCCAAATCCTACATTTTCTTTAGTTAGATGATGACATCTTTGGGTTATTAGATATTAGGTAGTATTTTAGCTAATCAGGGAATATTATTTAGTTGAGAAGGCATCAGTTTCCCAAATATAGGTTGTGTGATTTACTTTGcagcccttaatttttttttgtttttatttatgcataatGGTTCTACCTGCCTGTATGTACTGTATATATCACATGTATCGCTGATACCCAACGTAGTCAGAAGCATTGGATCTTCTgtaactggacttacagacaccTATAAGccaccgtgtggatgctgggaatcgaacctgatCCTCTGCCAAAACAATTGGAGCCATGTCTCTAGTTCCCTGAACCTTCTTAAGTACAGAGCATGACTATCAAGGCAAATGCTAACTTTTATAGTGAAGTAGTTAGGAGTTTCTTAACTGCCTTCTAGAGATCAGTGTAGGAAAAAGTAGTGTCAAAAAGTTCAGTGCAGGCTGTGTCCTTAACTACATCTGTCAGGCAGTGACAGCAACAAGAGGAAACATAAGCTTCAGGGAAATGATTTAGAAATTCACATTTGGGAATGGCTTAACTCAATGTTCAGCTCAGTTGTTTGATGGCAAACTCTATTTAAAGTAGCATAATCTCTAGAGAGCTGGCTGGGACTTTTAAGGTGCTTTTGAACAAGTGAGACTCTTCAAGAGGCCAGAGGCAATTCAAGAATTGGTTCCAGTTTGGGGACAAAATGGGAGAGTCTTAGACTCTTGAAGTATATGGACTGGATTATTTTGACTTGTTCTAAGCCTTCAACATAATAAACCAGGAATTGGGATCTAAAAGTTTCcaaattttatactattttaaaagGTCCTTAACCTGGCATGCAGGACTCCCAAGAAGTGTTAGGTTGGGTATCACAGGGTCCTCTTCTTCACAGAAATCCCATCATTCTTTTAAGCAACCATATAGGTAGACTATTCTTTCTTCACTTTCTAATTCTGTTAAGCAACCAAAGATGAAAATTTGGGACCCAtcagaatgaaagagaaaaggtgacAATTTAAAGGCAAAAGAAGTAAGCCTTTAACAAtgctaagtagaaaaaaaaatgtctttataaaTTTTGTCTTTCCATCTATTACACATGTGAGATATGCCTCAGGTTTACACTGTGCAGCCCTTGAAAATTATGCTATTTACTTACTACTCACTTACAAGGATGATTTGTTCATCAATGCGGAAGTTAGTCACTTACCAGTTAACTTCCTTCAAACCTGGTTATTCAAGGAGAGTCCTAGTCTAGGCAAGCTGACTCTCTTAATGGTCTCATCTGGTAGTAATACTACATGGAAACACcttgtatttggttttgttgaCAGTGATATTGTTTCTACTTGATAATTAAAGATCAGCAGTTGGTTTGGTTGTCTGCGGGTAGAGATAATTTGTAGTAGTTATGTTCTGGTAATCTGTCAATAACATCTGGTGTTCAAAGATCTGATACTTACCATAGATGATTCAATGCCTTTGAAATGGCGATTTAGTAATCTGGTACAATAGCTAAAATGTGTGAATAAAACTAGAGACATAATCTTATGGACTGAATGTACTAGGTAACATTACTATCTACGGACATATCTAATTTTAGGGCTTTCAAGAAAATGGACGCAGGGCAAGAAGTCTTATAGATTCCCACTCCccacttctttctgtctctctctctctctctgagacagagtttcccttTGTTGCCCtgacaggcctggaactcacgatgtagattaggctgccctcaaactcagagatacacctgcctctgcctctgaagtactgggatcaaaggctagTGCCACCACACAAAGGTCCCGTTTTTCTTATAGACTAAGATTTTTGCTGTTGTGAATAGCTCTTACAATCACAAAACTGGCCAAGAGTTTGAGCTATTTCATTCCTTTGTTGATTTCTGAACCAGTTTGTCCCCTTACCCCCAAATTATTGGTGTAAGGGCACATCCCTTTTTTCCCAAACTCTAAATAAAGGGTTGATCTTTTTGCCTTTAGATGGCTTTGCTGTAATGTTTTAGGGAACCTGTCCTGGTAGtagatttgttgattcttgtagTGATATCTGAAGTAGTTGTCATATGATCAATTTTTTATAAGTAGTTGGAATGTGGGGGAAGCACAAATATTCACCAGCTCCttctaaaggaaaacacattAATGTAACTCTAGTGGCAAATCAAATAAAGGTAAGCTAATTTTTACTTACAAAGCTCTAAATACTACTTAACAGAGTGAAATAGAATGTTATTTTCAAGTAAGGGTTACCTAAGGAAAAACACATAACTTTGCAATTAGCATGTGTCAGAAATCATCTAGGAAATGCTATGGAAAGCAAATTCATTTTCTGGAAATGGCCCACCATTTTGCATGACTGTGATGGGTGTGCTCTGAAATGCAAGGTCCCCAGAAACTTCATCCTAGAATTGCTTCTCACTGCTGATATATATGTCCTCCCTCCActacatagcctaatgattcctgaGCATCAGCCCACactattgggcaaatttcctgcagaacAACATGAAAATGCACCTTTCCCACTCAATTGGGcaaattttctgaagaacaacATGAAAATGCACTTTCATGTAGTAATGTTGTATAGATGAATTGATaatttcataattcctgataatgatttCCTAGAACTAAGTTGATACAAGTAATTTTAAAACCCCTGTAGCATAAAAGCTGCAAAGAGAGCTCTATAAACCTTCATGTGGCAAGGGCTAATTgcattaggaaaagaaaatggacttGTAACATATTCACAATCTCAGAAAATATTCCTTCTAGGTTAGGGATGAGG is a window from the Mus caroli chromosome 5, CAROLI_EIJ_v1.1, whole genome shotgun sequence genome containing:
- the Dcaf16 gene encoding LOW QUALITY PROTEIN: DDB1- and CUL4-associated factor 16 (The sequence of the model RefSeq protein was modified relative to this genomic sequence to represent the inferred CDS: inserted 3 bases in 2 codons; substituted 5 bases at 5 genomic stop codons); its protein translation is MQNEEDPVIPNLTLLGSPACQVKDLLKXYKIWKLLDPNSWXYYVEGLEQVKIIQSIYFKSLRLSHFVPKLEPILELPLASXRVSLVQKHLKSPSQLSRDYATLNXEFAIKQLSXTLSXAIPKCEFLNHFPEAYVSSCCCHCLTDVVKDTACTELFDTTFSYTDLXKAVKKLLTTSL